In Candidatus Paceibacterota bacterium, the DNA window GTGTTTTTCATGCCAATTTCCTCTGCTTTTTTATTCATTAATTTTACAAATTTTTCTTCTCCCATTTGCTCTGCAAGGGCTGCAGCAGCATCATTACTTGAAACTAAAAGTGCAAGATCAAGTAATCCCCCAATAGTAATTCTCTCTCCCGGCCTTAACTTTCCTGTTTCTTCAAGAGTGGCAACTGCTTTTTTTGATACTTTAACTGTTTTTTGTAAATCGTAATTTTCAACAGCAATTACTGCTGTCATTAATTTTGTAAGACTGGCAATCGGCAATTTTTTTTCTTTATTTTTTTGATATAAGACCTTTTTTTGACCTCTCTCATCAAAAAAAACTGCAATTGCTCCCTTTTCATTTAATTCTGGCTTGTAGTCCAACCTTCTTCTCTTTGGAAAAAAATTACAATATTTTTGCTCTATATTATTTATTTCTCCGCCTCCTGAAACTAATTTTGAACTATCTGATTTATTGCTTTCTTGTTTTATATCTCTTTTAAAAAAGAGTGAAAAAATAAACAATCCACAAAATAAGATAACAACCAATATAATATATTTTTTTTTATTTATCATATTATAAAATAGGATCTAATCCTGGTAGTTTTTCGTTAGCTAAAAACTCTAACATTGCTCCCCCTCCAGTTGATAAAAAATCAACTTTGTCTTCTAAATCGTATTTTGAAACAGCAAAAAGAGTTTCTCCTCCCCCAAGTACTTTAAAAGCTTTACTTTCCGTAATGGCAATCGCGATTTCCTTTGTACCTTTTTCGTATTCT includes these proteins:
- a CDS encoding serine hydrolase, which codes for MINKKKYIILVVILFCGLFIFSLFFKRDIKQESNKSDSSKLVSGGGEINNIEQKYCNFFPKRRRLDYKPELNEKGAIAVFFDERGQKKVLYQKNKEKKLPIASLTKLMTAVIAVENYDLQKTVKVSKKAVATLEETGKLRPGERITIGGLLDLALLVSSNDAAAALAEQMGEEKFVKLMNKKAEEIGMKNTKFANPHGLDNKNNYSTAEDLAFLTQYSLIYYPRIWETLSKKQKIIRSEDHLGSSIEHCANNTNKLLAKDYVLGGKTGYTDKAGDAMILAMEAPGIAEGKVALVLLGLGVAERIPRTENLYDWVMWGWDWGHF